In Flammeovirgaceae bacterium 311, one DNA window encodes the following:
- a CDS encoding 50S ribosomal protein L14 (COG0346 Lactoylglutathione lyase and related lyases): protein MKFEHFALNVADPLAMAAWYVEHLGLKIVRQMQESPFITFLADSSGTIMLEIYNNPAADIPPYRTMHPLLVHLAFVSVDPSRDSERLLQAGASLESNQHLEDGSQLLMMRDPWGFAIQFCKRGTPMLQE from the coding sequence ATGAAATTTGAACACTTTGCCCTGAATGTAGCAGATCCTTTAGCCATGGCGGCATGGTATGTGGAGCATCTGGGCCTGAAGATTGTACGGCAGATGCAGGAATCGCCCTTTATAACTTTTTTGGCCGACAGCAGCGGAACGATCATGCTGGAGATCTATAACAACCCTGCTGCAGATATACCACCTTACAGAACCATGCACCCGCTGCTGGTGCACCTGGCCTTTGTATCAGTAGATCCGTCCAGAGACAGCGAACGCCTGCTGCAGGCAGGAGCAAGCCTGGAAAGTAATCAACACCTGGAAGATGGATCTCAGCTGCTGATGATGAGAGATCCCTGGGGTTTTGCCATTCAATTTTGTAAACGTGGTACTCCAATGCTGCAAGAGTAG